Proteins from one Acanthopagrus latus isolate v.2019 chromosome 18, fAcaLat1.1, whole genome shotgun sequence genomic window:
- the npy7r gene encoding neuropeptide Y receptor Y7: protein MSPPDTSNSTGEGEGGETNPWILYNESMGVYPPGFHTDITKHLGVQITLITAYSLIILLGLLGNSLVIYMIVRYRNMRTVTNFFIANLALADLLVDTLCLPFTLVYTLLDEWKFGAVLCHMVPFAQALSVHVSILTLTVIALERYRCIVFHLGRRLTWHSSFLIMAATWAMSAVLAAPLAIFREYRHEEIPSINLRIAVCSERWPHGTSWDGVIYSLSMLLLQYIIPLAIISYAYICIWVKLKNHISPSSRNDSINRRKKTTKMLALVVVVFAICWLPFHVIQLASDLDLALRLKEYKLIYTVFHIVAMCSTFTNPLLYGWMNKNYRNGFLMVFRCEDKPDSFHAEGSFRTRSTRGLTLNGRNGGHPPTAV, encoded by the coding sequence ATGAGCCCGCCAGATACATCCAACAGCACTGGCGAAGGGGAGGGTGGTGAAACCAACCCCTGGATCCTGTATAATGAAAGCATGGGTGTATACCCGCCTGGTTTCCACACCGACATCACCAAGCACCTCGGAGTCCAGATCACCCTGATCACAGCGTACTCTCTCATCATTCTGCTGGGGCTGCTGGGGAACTCTCTTGTCATCTACATGATTGTTCGCTACAGAAACATGCGGACAGTGACCAACTTCTTCATAGCTAACCTGGCCCTGGCAGACCTGCTGGTGGACACTCTCTGCCTGCCCTTCACTCTGGTTTACACTCTGCTAGATGAGTGGAAGTTTGGGGCTGTGCTGTGCCACATGGTGCCCTTTGCTCAGGCCCTGAGTGTGCACGTGTCCATCCTGACCCTGACGGTCATTGCTCTGGAGCGCTACCGCTGCATCGTCTTCCACCTCGGCCGGCGCCTCACGTGGCACTCCAGCTTCCTCATCATGGCCGCCACCTGGGCCATGTCTGCCGTCCTGGCGGCCCCCCTGGCCATCTTCAGGGAGTACCGCCACGAGGAGATCCCCTCCATCAACCTGCGCATCGCCGTCTGCTCTGAGAGGTGGCCCCACGGGACGAGCTGGGATGGAGTCATCTACAGCCTGTCAATGCTGCTCCTACAGTACATCATCCCTTTAGCCATCATCAGTTACGCTTACATCTGCATCTGGGTCAAACTGAAGAATCACATCAGCCCGTCAAGCCGGAACGACAGCATCAACCGCCGCAAAAAGACCACCAAGATGTTGgcgctggtggtggtggtgtttgcCATCTGCTGGCTGCCGTTCCACGTGATCCAGCTGGCGAGCGATCTGGACCTGGCGCTCAGGCTGAAGGAGTACAAACTGATATACACAGTGTTCCACATCGTGGCCATGTGCTCGACTTTCACCAACCCTCTCTTGTACGGGTGGATGAATAAAAACTACAGGAACGGCTTCCTCATGGTGTTCCGTTGCGAGGATAAGCCAGATTCTTTCCACGCTGAGGGCTCGTTCAGGACACGCTCCACCAGAGGACTGACTCTGAATGGCCGCAATGGGGGGCACCCTCCGACTGCTGTATGA
- the trim105 gene encoding tripartite motif containing 105 codes for MAAAAAVASTSKGSLREDLTCAICCDLFREPVMLACMHHFCKPCISRYWRGTQGPVTCPQCRKEFSSKQFQTNYLVTAMVEKVRATTSDTYIKNLEKQLRETLESHRLKKEDFINSIRRDKDKMETIKKIGADLQTRVKGEFRTLHQILQDEETCVLEQLKREQEEELEKVQHHLEAVELAVRELEDNIRMLRQASATTENTVLSELPQLRPCVLVDTAPEFDINAFSNKYLAPLQYITWRKMFKSLKPGPSPLTFDTDTAHPNIYVSRDKTVAVECDTVVPYIDHSKRFLQCVNILAAQGFQTGRHYWEVEVGSKPKWDLGVASEAIDRRARIKLSPESGYWTLRLRNGNEYSAGTQPWTRLQLASSPQSLGVFLDCEERRVSFYNADDMSLLYSFTNGPRGKVFPFFSPCISGSSQRPQPIKLLHYPAVALSG; via the exons atggcggctgctgctgctgttgcttcGACCTCCAAAGGCAGCCTGAGGGAGGACCTGACATGTGCCATATGCTGCGATCTGTTTAGGGAGCCTGTCATGTTGGCCTGTATGCACCACTTCTGTAAACCCTGCATCTCCAGGTACTGGAGGGGGACTCAAGGCCCTGTCACCTGCCCTCAGTGTCGCAAGGAGTTCAGCTCCAAGCAGTTTCAGACTAACTACCTTGTGACAGCCATGGTGGAGAAGGTCAGGGCCACAACCTCGGACACTTACATCAAGAACCTAGAG aaacagctgagagagacaTTGGAGAGCCATCGCCTGAAGAAGGAGGACTTCATCAACAGCATtcgcagagacaaagacaagatgGAGACCATAAAG AAAATCGGGGCAGATCTGCAGACTCGTGTCAAAGGGGAATTCCGAACCCTCCATCAGATCTTGCAGGACGAGGAGACCTGCgtgctggagcagctgaagagagagcaggaggaggagctggagaaagttCAGCACCACCTGGAGGCCGTCGAGCTGGCCGTGAGGGAGCTCGAGGACAATATCAGAATGCTACGGCAGGCTAGTGCCACCACTGAGAACACCGTACTGTCTGAG CTTCCACAGCTAAG ACCGTGCGTGCTGGTGGATACGGCCCCGGAGTTTGATATCAACGCTTTCAGCAACAAATACTTGGCTCCGTTACAGTACATCACATGGAGGAAGATGTTCAAGTCCTTAAAGCCAG GTCCTTCCCCATTAACGTTCGATACTGACACAGCGCACCCGAACATCTACGTCTCCAGGGACAAAACCGTGGCAGTCGAATGCGACACTGTGGTCCCATATATAGACCACAGCAAGCGTTTCCTCCAGTGCGTCAACATCCTGGCTGCCCAGGGCTTCCAGACTGGCCGACACTACTGGGAGGTAGAAGTGGGCTCCAAGCCCAAGTGGGACCTGGGCGTCGCCTCTGAGGCCATAGACAGGCGTGCTCGGATTAAGCTGAGCCCTGAAAGTGGCTACTGGACGCTGCGGTTGCGCAACGGGAATGAGTACTCGGCCGGCACGCAGCCCTGGACGAGGCTGCAGCTCGCCTCCTCCCCTCAAAGCCTCGGTGTGTTCTTAGACTGCGAGGAGAGAAGAGTGTCCTTCTACAACGCCGACGACATGAGTCTGCTCTACTCGTTCACCAATGGGCCGAGGGGCAAAGTGTTCCCATTCTTCAGCCCGTGCATCAGTGGGAGCAGTCAGAGACCTCAGCCCATCAAACTCCTCCACTACCCTGCTGTGGCTCTGTCGGGCTAA